In a single window of the Leisingera daeponensis DSM 23529 genome:
- a CDS encoding ATP-binding response regulator, whose product MMRRVQVSVGRIVFLALFCMSLGALAIGFVSVYGAQTFRREFERLVDEDLPQATVATRLNAEILGLTSLVGLLVSADTEIAAATTLIQLQDQLNAIERQSRDLSGFTLRPGEYTDIETALAQLSGNLDSLVALNTLRLRSQAGMTALSDRATRAPASTDARLAFLLWRQELDAANLTRELHGLGQRLDALLAPDPTRPLAAIGHEMLAMRRTLLETETVLRGRLKNHIQLSYRLADSTRFMSSRLISGANQRGDAILSLVRTNMYLILISFLVFATISAFIYTFLDKQVVGRVQKLTQRIRSYEGRGREPDPVGRNEITLIEAAFSNLTATIAEREGRLVALNRLASDARLEAEEANRSKSELLAAASHDLRQPVHAMGLLIGGIDRNALDAASCETLDQLARLTQETMQLFNSILDLSKLQAGTFTAAQEPIRLAELFGRIQAAFGKRAELAGATLDITQPSSGLCVLGDPQALYRILGNLIANAIQYAGGGQIRLHCDTGEESCTITVEDDGPGFVLDGGKPDMSGPRPSRAGYGLGLSICFALAQAMQSRMTIDRPEAGGVRFSLPLPLAETIEGQPGALPGPPVGTTALDGVSIVLLEDDPEVRAATLQSLTRLKCDVTDCASQEDARQLISQRAEPFLLITDLDLGRGHQVCSLVDEALETSAGLAGVIVTTASPAAVPEAWHRTGKVAVLEKPFSGSRLVRLVRFLAKQNNTVSDT is encoded by the coding sequence ATGATGCGAAGGGTGCAGGTCAGTGTCGGGCGGATCGTCTTTCTGGCGCTGTTCTGCATGTCTCTTGGGGCGCTTGCCATCGGCTTTGTCTCGGTCTACGGCGCCCAGACCTTTCGCCGGGAATTCGAGCGGCTGGTCGACGAGGACCTGCCGCAGGCGACCGTGGCAACCCGGCTGAACGCCGAGATCCTTGGGCTGACCAGCCTGGTCGGATTGCTGGTATCCGCCGACACCGAGATTGCCGCCGCCACCACCCTCATTCAGCTTCAGGATCAGCTTAACGCGATCGAACGGCAAAGCCGTGACCTGAGCGGTTTTACCCTGCGGCCCGGCGAATATACCGATATCGAAACCGCTCTGGCCCAGCTTTCCGGGAACCTGGACAGCCTGGTCGCACTGAACACCCTGCGCCTGCGCAGCCAGGCCGGGATGACCGCATTGTCGGACCGGGCAACCAGGGCGCCCGCCAGCACGGACGCGCGGCTGGCCTTCCTGCTCTGGCGTCAGGAACTTGATGCCGCGAACCTGACGCGCGAGCTTCACGGGCTGGGGCAGCGGCTTGACGCGTTGCTCGCCCCGGATCCGACCCGCCCGCTGGCGGCGATCGGGCACGAGATGCTGGCGATGCGCCGAACCCTGCTGGAAACGGAAACCGTGCTTCGCGGACGGCTCAAGAACCATATCCAGCTGTCCTATCGCCTGGCCGACAGCACCCGGTTCATGTCCTCGCGCCTGATTTCCGGGGCCAACCAGCGCGGCGACGCCATCCTGTCTCTGGTCCGGACGAACATGTACCTGATCCTGATCAGTTTCCTGGTCTTTGCGACGATCAGCGCCTTCATCTACACCTTCCTGGACAAGCAGGTGGTCGGCCGGGTGCAGAAACTGACCCAGCGCATCCGCTCGTACGAGGGGCGCGGCCGCGAACCCGATCCGGTCGGGCGCAATGAGATCACCCTGATCGAGGCGGCCTTTTCGAACCTGACCGCAACGATCGCTGAACGCGAGGGCCGTCTTGTCGCGCTGAACCGGCTGGCCAGCGACGCCCGGCTGGAGGCGGAGGAGGCCAACCGGTCGAAGTCAGAGCTTCTGGCCGCGGCCAGCCATGATTTGCGTCAGCCGGTGCACGCCATGGGGCTTCTGATCGGCGGTATCGACCGCAACGCGCTGGATGCCGCCTCGTGCGAAACCCTGGATCAGCTGGCGCGGCTGACGCAGGAAACGATGCAGCTGTTCAATTCGATCCTCGACCTGTCAAAGCTGCAGGCCGGAACCTTTACCGCGGCGCAGGAGCCGATCCGGCTGGCCGAACTGTTCGGACGCATCCAGGCCGCGTTCGGCAAACGTGCCGAACTGGCTGGCGCAACTCTGGACATCACGCAGCCCTCATCCGGCCTCTGCGTGCTGGGCGACCCTCAGGCCCTCTACCGCATCCTGGGCAACCTGATTGCCAATGCGATCCAGTATGCGGGCGGCGGGCAAATCAGACTTCATTGCGATACAGGAGAGGAAAGCTGCACCATCACGGTCGAAGATGATGGGCCCGGCTTTGTTCTGGATGGCGGCAAACCGGATATGTCCGGTCCCAGGCCAAGCCGGGCTGGTTATGGCCTGGGCCTGTCGATCTGCTTTGCCCTTGCGCAGGCGATGCAGAGCCGGATGACGATTGATCGGCCCGAGGCGGGTGGCGTGCGGTTCTCGTTGCCGCTGCCGCTGGCGGAGACCATCGAGGGGCAGCCCGGTGCGCTGCCAGGTCCGCCGGTCGGGACCACCGCGCTTGACGGGGTGAGCATTGTCCTTCTCGAAGACGATCCCGAGGTGCGCGCCGCGACCCTTCAAAGTCTCACACGCCTGAAGTGCGACGTCACGGACTGCGCGTCGCAAGAGGATGCGCGGCAGCTCATCTCGCAACGGGCAGAGCCGTTCCTGTTGATCACCGATCTGGATCTCGGGCGAGGACATCAGGTCTGCTCGCTCGTCGACGAAGCGCTGGAGACTTCCGCTGGTCTTGCCGGTGTCATCGTCACCACGGCAAGTCCCGCCGCAGTACCGGAGGCCTGGCACCGGACGGGCAAGGTCGCAGTTCTGGAAAAACCATTCTCAGGCAGTCGCCTGGTGCGTCTGGTCCGCTTCCTTGCCAAACAGAACAACACTGTAAGCGATACCTGA
- the napE gene encoding periplasmic nitrate reductase, NapE protein gives MSEQPTKAEERNTFLFLAVILAPVLAVGIVGGYGLIIWISQIFLGPPAG, from the coding sequence ATGTCCGAACAGCCAACCAAAGCCGAAGAGCGGAACACTTTCCTGTTTCTCGCCGTCATCCTCGCGCCGGTTCTGGCGGTGGGAATTGTCGGCGGTTACGGCCTGATTATCTGGATCTCCCAGATCTTCCTGGGCCCGCCCGCAGGTTAA
- the napF gene encoding ferredoxin-type protein NapF, with product MPAHASTAPSRRAFLTGRVARPKPEFRPPWTDEARVQAHCTSCNACVEACPEEVIECDSRGRPRINFHGGECIFCAACAEACPEPVFDLAQPAPWPVTVDIGSSCLLAAGITCQLCTDICDPRALRMDLSVRPAGAILVDADACTGCGACLATCPNDAIAIRDPRQQRSHG from the coding sequence ATGCCAGCCCATGCCAGCACAGCCCCTTCCCGGCGCGCCTTCCTGACCGGACGGGTCGCCAGGCCCAAGCCTGAATTCCGCCCGCCCTGGACCGACGAGGCGCGGGTGCAGGCGCATTGCACCAGCTGCAATGCCTGCGTGGAGGCGTGCCCGGAAGAGGTTATCGAATGCGACAGCCGGGGCCGCCCGCGGATCAATTTCCACGGCGGCGAATGCATCTTTTGCGCGGCTTGCGCCGAGGCCTGCCCGGAACCCGTGTTCGACCTGGCGCAGCCCGCGCCCTGGCCGGTGACCGTGGACATCGGCAGCAGCTGCCTGCTGGCTGCGGGCATTACCTGCCAGCTTTGCACCGATATCTGCGACCCGCGCGCCCTGCGGATGGATCTGTCGGTCCGCCCGGCAGGCGCCATTCTGGTTGATGCGGATGCCTGCACCGGCTGCGGCGCCTGCCTTGCCACATGCCCCAACGACGCCATCGCGATCCGCGACCCCCGCCAGCAAAGGAGCCACGGGTGA
- a CDS encoding chaperone NapD — protein sequence MNNELHISSLLVRSNPARMAAVLDTIKSMPNAEISQTDPSGKIIVLFEADSDRAIGDALAKIQLLDGVASAALVFHQTCDAQELALQEGTPQ from the coding sequence GTGAACAACGAGCTTCATATTTCCAGCCTGCTGGTGCGCAGCAACCCGGCCCGCATGGCGGCCGTGCTGGACACCATCAAATCCATGCCCAACGCCGAAATCTCGCAAACCGATCCCTCGGGCAAAATCATCGTTTTGTTCGAAGCGGACAGTGATCGTGCCATTGGCGATGCCCTGGCCAAAATCCAGCTTCTCGACGGCGTCGCCAGCGCGGCGCTTGTCTTCCATCAGACCTGTGATGCCCAGGAACTCGCCCTTCAGGAAGGAACCCCCCAATGA
- the napA gene encoding nitrate reductase catalytic subunit NapA, whose amino-acid sequence MTGLTRRDAIKAQAAAAAALAAGLPIPAAAQNLVTDANLTELKWSKAACRFCGTGCSIMVATKAGRVVATHGDTQAEVNRGLNCVKGYFLSKIMYGADRLTTPLLRKTGGEYDKNGEFTPVSWDEAFDIMAEKWKKTLAEKGPEGIGMFGSGQWTVWEGYAASKLMKAGFRSNNIDPNARHCMASAVGGFMRTFGIDEPMGCYDDFENADAFVLWGSNMAEMHPILWTRITDRRFSHPHVKVAVLSTFTHRSFDLADIPAVFTPHSDLVILNYIANYIIQNDAVHKDFVAKHVNFKRGNQDIGYGLRPEHPLEQAAANADKAGGATDMSFEEFAGFVSEYTLEKAAEMSGVPAETLEKIAKLYADPDTKVMSLWTMGVNQHTRGVWVNNLLYNIHLLTGKISTPGNSPFSLTGQPSACGTAREVGTFSHRLPADMVVNNPDHRAYAEKIWQLPEGTVPGWVGSHAVKQNRDLKDGKINCYWVQVNNNMQAAPNMMEEGLPGYRNPDNFIVVSDAYPTVTAEAADLILPAAMWVEKEGAYGNAERRTQFWYQLVNAPGESKSDLWQLAEFSKRFTTDEVWPAEILDANPEYKGKTLFEVLFANGKVDKYQLSEKAREYGNHESEDFGFYIQKGLFEEYAEFGRGKAHDLAPFDTYHEVRGLRWPVVDGKETRWRFKEGSDPYVKPGADYEFYGKPDGKAVIFALPYEPPAESPDDEYPMWLATGRVLEHWHSGSMTQRVPELYQAVPDALCYMHPDDAKAQGFRRGTEVRIISRRGEIRTRVETRGRNKPPKGLVFVPWFDARRLINKVTLDATDPISKQTDFKKCAVRIEAV is encoded by the coding sequence ATGACCGGACTTACACGCCGTGACGCCATTAAGGCGCAGGCCGCTGCAGCCGCGGCCCTTGCCGCCGGGCTGCCGATTCCCGCGGCCGCGCAGAACCTTGTCACCGACGCCAATCTGACCGAGCTGAAATGGTCCAAGGCCGCTTGCCGCTTCTGCGGCACCGGCTGTTCGATCATGGTCGCCACCAAGGCGGGCCGGGTGGTCGCGACACATGGCGACACCCAGGCAGAGGTCAACCGCGGCCTGAACTGCGTCAAGGGCTACTTCCTGTCCAAGATCATGTATGGCGCCGACCGCCTGACCACGCCGCTGCTGCGCAAGACGGGCGGCGAATATGACAAGAACGGCGAGTTCACCCCGGTCAGCTGGGACGAAGCCTTCGACATCATGGCCGAGAAGTGGAAGAAAACCCTGGCCGAGAAAGGCCCCGAGGGCATCGGCATGTTCGGCTCCGGCCAGTGGACCGTGTGGGAAGGCTATGCCGCGTCGAAACTGATGAAGGCGGGCTTCCGCTCCAACAACATCGACCCGAACGCGCGCCACTGCATGGCCTCTGCCGTGGGCGGCTTCATGCGGACCTTCGGCATCGACGAGCCGATGGGCTGCTATGACGACTTCGAGAACGCCGACGCCTTTGTGCTGTGGGGCTCGAACATGGCGGAGATGCACCCGATCCTGTGGACCCGCATCACCGACCGCCGCTTCAGCCATCCGCATGTGAAGGTGGCGGTGCTGTCGACCTTCACCCACCGCAGCTTCGACCTGGCGGACATTCCGGCGGTGTTCACGCCGCACAGCGACCTGGTGATCCTGAACTACATCGCCAACTACATCATCCAGAATGATGCGGTGCATAAGGACTTCGTCGCCAAGCACGTCAACTTCAAGCGCGGCAATCAGGACATCGGCTATGGCCTGCGGCCTGAACACCCGCTGGAGCAGGCCGCCGCCAACGCCGATAAGGCCGGCGGCGCAACGGATATGAGCTTTGAGGAATTCGCCGGGTTCGTGTCCGAATACACGCTTGAAAAAGCGGCGGAAATGTCCGGCGTCCCGGCAGAGACGCTGGAGAAGATCGCCAAGCTCTACGCCGATCCCGACACCAAGGTGATGTCGCTCTGGACCATGGGCGTCAACCAGCACACCCGCGGTGTCTGGGTGAACAACCTGCTTTACAACATCCACCTGCTGACCGGCAAAATCTCCACCCCCGGCAACTCGCCGTTCTCGCTGACAGGCCAGCCGTCGGCCTGCGGCACCGCGCGCGAGGTGGGCACCTTCTCGCACCGCCTGCCCGCCGACATGGTGGTCAATAACCCGGACCACCGCGCTTATGCCGAAAAGATCTGGCAACTGCCCGAAGGCACCGTTCCGGGCTGGGTCGGCTCCCACGCGGTGAAGCAGAACCGCGACCTGAAGGATGGCAAGATCAACTGCTACTGGGTGCAGGTGAACAACAACATGCAGGCCGCCCCCAACATGATGGAGGAAGGGCTGCCGGGCTACCGCAACCCCGACAACTTCATCGTGGTGTCGGACGCCTATCCGACCGTGACGGCAGAGGCCGCCGACCTGATCCTGCCCGCCGCCATGTGGGTGGAGAAGGAAGGCGCCTACGGCAACGCCGAACGCCGAACCCAGTTCTGGTACCAGCTGGTCAACGCGCCGGGTGAGTCGAAATCCGACCTGTGGCAGCTGGCGGAATTCTCCAAACGCTTCACCACGGATGAGGTCTGGCCGGCGGAAATTCTCGACGCCAACCCCGAGTACAAGGGCAAGACCCTGTTCGAGGTGCTGTTCGCCAACGGCAAGGTCGACAAATACCAGCTGTCCGAGAAGGCCCGCGAATACGGCAACCACGAATCCGAGGACTTCGGCTTTTACATCCAGAAGGGCCTGTTCGAGGAATACGCAGAATTCGGCCGCGGCAAGGCGCACGACCTTGCGCCGTTCGACACCTACCATGAGGTGCGCGGCCTGCGCTGGCCGGTTGTGGACGGCAAGGAAACCCGCTGGCGCTTCAAGGAAGGCTCGGACCCCTACGTCAAACCCGGCGCGGACTATGAATTCTACGGCAAGCCCGACGGCAAGGCGGTGATCTTTGCGCTGCCCTATGAGCCGCCGGCGGAAAGCCCGGATGATGAATACCCGATGTGGCTGGCGACGGGGCGCGTGCTGGAGCACTGGCACTCCGGCTCGATGACCCAGCGGGTGCCGGAGCTGTATCAGGCGGTGCCTGACGCGCTTTGCTACATGCACCCCGACGACGCCAAGGCCCAGGGCTTTAGGCGCGGCACCGAGGTGCGGATCATCTCGCGGCGCGGCGAAATCCGCACCCGCGTGGAAACCCGCGGCCGCAACAAGCCGCCCAAGGGGCTGGTCTTTGTGCCCTGGTTCGATGCGCGCCGGCTGATCAACAAGGTCACGCTGGATGCCACCGATCCGATCTCGAAACAGACGGACTTCAAGAAATGCGCAGTCCGTATCGAAGCAGTGTGA
- a CDS encoding nitrate reductase cytochrome c-type subunit — translation MKHLRLAVLAVPVFLATTAFAQTQVSTLRNGVPLEQEGEATQIPGIVNTDIRQVRNYPDQPPLIPHKTDNYQVDLNSNKCLTCHSRTAVEISQAPMISVTHFMNREGQTLGAVSPRRYFCTQCHVVQTNARPLVENEFVDVDKVLDYVHSKQGGAD, via the coding sequence ATGAAACATCTCCGTCTCGCCGTCCTGGCTGTTCCGGTCTTTCTGGCCACCACGGCCTTCGCCCAAACCCAGGTGTCCACGCTGCGTAACGGCGTGCCGCTGGAACAGGAGGGCGAAGCCACCCAGATCCCCGGCATCGTCAACACCGACATCCGCCAGGTGCGCAACTACCCGGATCAGCCGCCGCTGATCCCGCACAAGACCGACAACTACCAGGTCGATCTGAACTCCAACAAATGCCTGACCTGCCACAGCCGCACCGCTGTGGAGATCAGCCAGGCACCGATGATCTCGGTCACCCACTTCATGAACCGCGAGGGCCAGACCCTCGGCGCGGTCAGCCCGCGGCGCTATTTCTGCACCCAGTGCCATGTGGTGCAGACCAACGCCCGGCCGCTGGTCGAGAATGAGTTCGTCGATGTCGACAAGGTGCTGGATTACGTCCACTCCAAACAGGGCGGGGCGGACTGA
- a CDS encoding NapC/NirT family cytochrome c — protein MIAFLKRLWWIIRRPSAYFSLGFLTMGGFVMGIIFWGGFNTALEVTNTEAFCTSCHEMRDNVFEELKPTIHYSNRSGVRASCPDCHVPHNWTNKIARKMQASKEVWGKIFGTINTREKFLEHRLELAQHEWARLEANDSLECRNCHSDESMDITRQSKRAADAHERFLFTGEKTCISCHKGIAHQLPDMAAAEGEDHAGLLAPAHGEGLLASTRSYLGLNSN, from the coding sequence ATGATTGCTTTCCTGAAACGGCTCTGGTGGATCATCAGGCGTCCCAGCGCCTATTTCTCGCTCGGCTTCCTGACCATGGGCGGCTTTGTGATGGGGATCATCTTCTGGGGCGGCTTCAACACCGCGCTTGAAGTCACCAACACCGAGGCCTTCTGCACCAGCTGCCATGAAATGCGCGACAACGTGTTCGAGGAGCTGAAGCCGACGATCCACTATTCCAACCGCTCCGGCGTGCGGGCCTCCTGCCCGGACTGCCACGTGCCGCACAACTGGACCAACAAGATCGCCCGCAAGATGCAGGCCTCCAAGGAGGTCTGGGGCAAGATCTTCGGCACCATCAACACGCGGGAGAAGTTCCTGGAGCACCGCCTGGAACTGGCGCAGCACGAATGGGCGCGGCTTGAGGCGAATGACTCGCTGGAATGCCGCAACTGCCACTCGGACGAGTCGATGGACATCACCCGCCAGTCCAAGCGGGCGGCGGACGCGCATGAGCGCTTCCTGTTCACCGGCGAGAAGACCTGCATTAGCTGCCACAAGGGCATCGCCCACCAGTTGCCCGACATGGCCGCAGCCGAAGGCGAGGATCACGCAGGCCTGCTGGCCCCGGCGCATGGCGAGGGCCTCTTGGCCAGCACCCGCAGCTATCTGGGCCTGAACAGCAACTGA
- a CDS encoding rhodanese-related sulfurtransferase, with the protein MYTIAALYHFTRFPDPAAIRPALLDLCRAQDVKGSLLLAQEGINGTIAGPRAGIDAVLAHIKSLPGCAGLEWKEATAAEPPFGKMKVRLKKEIVTMGQPDVDPLASVGHYVEPEEWNDLIRQDDVVLIDTRNDYEVAIGTFEGAIDPKTESFRDFPAWWEENKDRFHNKRVAMFCTGGIRCEKSTNYLLGQGVEDVYHLKGGILRYLEEMPAENSTWEGECFVFDNRVSVGHGLVEGPHELCHGCRRPILPEDKARPEFEQGVSCHLCIDQTSEEDKARFRERQKQMKLARERGEDHLGSIPL; encoded by the coding sequence ATGTACACGATTGCTGCCCTCTATCACTTCACCCGTTTCCCCGATCCCGCCGCGATCCGGCCGGCGCTCCTGGACCTGTGCCGGGCGCAGGATGTCAAAGGCTCGCTGCTGCTGGCGCAGGAGGGGATCAATGGCACCATCGCAGGCCCGAGGGCCGGCATAGATGCGGTGCTCGCCCATATCAAATCCCTGCCGGGCTGCGCGGGTCTGGAATGGAAAGAGGCCACTGCGGCAGAGCCGCCCTTTGGCAAGATGAAGGTGCGGCTGAAGAAAGAGATCGTCACCATGGGCCAGCCGGACGTGGATCCGCTGGCCTCCGTCGGGCATTACGTCGAGCCGGAAGAATGGAACGACCTGATCCGGCAGGACGATGTGGTGCTGATCGACACCCGCAACGATTACGAAGTGGCAATCGGCACCTTCGAGGGCGCGATCGACCCCAAGACAGAAAGCTTCCGCGATTTCCCCGCCTGGTGGGAGGAGAACAAAGACCGCTTCCACAACAAGCGTGTTGCGATGTTCTGCACCGGCGGCATCCGCTGCGAGAAGTCGACCAACTACCTGCTGGGACAGGGGGTGGAGGACGTCTATCACCTGAAGGGCGGCATCCTGCGCTATCTGGAGGAAATGCCCGCGGAAAACAGCACCTGGGAAGGCGAATGCTTTGTCTTCGACAACCGGGTGTCGGTCGGCCACGGGCTGGTCGAAGGCCCGCATGAGCTGTGCCACGGCTGCCGCCGCCCGATCCTGCCGGAGGACAAGGCGCGGCCCGAATTCGAGCAGGGCGTTTCCTGCCACCTGTGCATCGATCAGACCTCGGAAGAGGACAAGGCGCGGTTCCGCGAGCGGCAGAAGCAGATGAAGCTGGCGCGGGAGCGCGGCGAGGATCATCTGGGCAGCATCCCGCTGTAA
- the pncA gene encoding bifunctional nicotinamidase/pyrazinamidase codes for MTQALIVVDVQNDFCPGGALAVPGGDEVVAPINAMMDRFDTVILTQDWHPAGHSSFASAHPGKAPFDTVEMPYGPQVLWPDHCVQGTGGAAFHKDLRTDGDLIIRKGFRPAIDSYSGFFENDRTTPTGLEGYLRSRGITRLALAGLATDFCVAFTALDAARLGFEVTVDLSACRAIDLDGSLQAALDQMKEAGIVLQS; via the coding sequence ATGACCCAGGCCCTGATCGTTGTGGATGTGCAGAATGACTTCTGCCCGGGCGGGGCGCTGGCGGTGCCCGGCGGGGACGAGGTGGTCGCCCCCATCAACGCCATGATGGACCGTTTTGACACGGTGATTCTGACCCAGGACTGGCACCCGGCCGGTCATTCCTCCTTCGCCTCCGCGCACCCGGGCAAGGCCCCGTTCGACACGGTGGAGATGCCCTATGGCCCCCAGGTTCTGTGGCCCGATCACTGCGTGCAGGGCACCGGCGGGGCGGCCTTCCACAAGGATCTGCGCACCGATGGCGACCTGATCATCCGCAAGGGATTCCGCCCCGCAATCGACAGCTATTCCGGCTTTTTCGAAAACGACAGGACCACGCCCACCGGACTGGAAGGATACCTGCGCAGCCGTGGCATCACGCGGCTGGCCCTGGCCGGGCTTGCCACCGACTTTTGCGTTGCCTTCACGGCGCTGGACGCTGCCCGGCTTGGGTTTGAGGTGACCGTTGACCTCTCCGCCTGCCGGGCGATTGATCTGGATGGCTCGCTGCAGGCAGCCCTTGACCAGATGAAAGAGGCGGGAATTGTGCTTCAATCCTGA